A region from the Rufibacter sp. DG15C genome encodes:
- a CDS encoding LptE family protein, with the protein MILKICKLASAWALVLCLTVFLGGCYSFSGTNISPEVKTISITNFNNASGQGPASLQQWVTEDFRDYFQRNTNLRVLPQGGDLQIEGQIMGYSFSPAAIQRTDSPANRGGLDQAGANRLTITVQVRYTDTKNPANSFDQSFNSFFDFPANQDINQINRGQINQIMDRLIYNVFTKTVANW; encoded by the coding sequence ATGATATTGAAGATATGTAAGCTGGCCTCGGCGTGGGCATTGGTGCTTTGCCTGACCGTGTTCCTGGGAGGATGCTATTCTTTTTCGGGGACCAATATTTCGCCGGAGGTAAAAACCATTTCTATTACTAACTTTAACAATGCATCTGGTCAGGGTCCGGCTAGTTTGCAGCAGTGGGTGACCGAAGACTTTAGAGACTACTTCCAGCGAAATACCAACCTGCGCGTTCTTCCGCAAGGCGGCGACTTACAGATTGAGGGTCAGATCATGGGCTATTCATTTAGTCCGGCTGCCATTCAGCGCACAGACTCCCCTGCCAATAGAGGTGGACTGGACCAGGCGGGTGCCAACAGATTGACCATTACCGTGCAAGTTAGGTACACAGATACAAAGAACCCGGCTAACAGCTTTGACCAAAGCTTTAACAGCTTCTTTGATTTCCCAGCTAACCAAGACATTAATCAGATTAACAGAGGTCAGATCAATCAGATCATGGATAGATTAATCTATAATGTGTTTACAAAAACCGTCGCTAACTGGTAA